A part of Bufo bufo chromosome 7, aBufBuf1.1, whole genome shotgun sequence genomic DNA contains:
- the APOBR gene encoding apolipoprotein B receptor, whose translation MSVDLPAKVLEIVSTVNVGNSEKGMEDDVHFNKETNAGILKKITVEECSSRLHLSEGLESLIEPTQRFQEEHYSSVGIAVNETETEVFDIGLVIGSTSVETSEDGFAGEDNSSVTLHEISSVHLGDQPVDPIKELKIPLSTGSPAEDNIEVLVGSILASYSEALEGGGDILPSVDPSAEDTVSTMNVEEIDEGYSNDEAIVGILSETVCVEDPEEYYPKVYLSEELESNTEHEYTFEEHHYSSNVVIETEVEAGYINNDFKMTETDPSLETHNNLIEDYTLEKLSQSKTESQSSKTLDYASTRQFEDLKVDKSVVPLENVTLVEDIDLVLRFTSAVQGEGDLLSDINSVKMNSHPTEVIRAVSTCEENILDLSKAREIHHESAVQADILSDTVPDEQEKIHNNVSEEIVSSLQPIQKLEENQHNSSSQVSSEESCIGFDIISTSEGNGKVLLEDQEDKEMDPSAETHCSLITDHTVEMISESKEEEESQPSEMLDDASRREFGDLKVNEPVIPLEMEYHVEDIDVIFGSTSKLSQGEDDLSAKMTDHRTEVISLVTTTVEEDISDTIKVCEVIDESAVRVDILPDTAISDDQEKITNNVLAISSSEELGSSLEPSQKLGEYEHSPSFPVSKEESLTGSDIVNSAEENVPVLLEDQKHKDMDLLYEVQSGMTLDYLVGFTTSTSTVKVIASDEAAESEKEGSEETTQEFACSKLSEEPEKKLNEQDFSTVSTTGTHPTEDITGFENNKSLETTDYFGSSGLEIQLLPSMDHTKQTGMEGEGKEKISNEEALCLGQNKPVITIRTEDLRQLTEPPTYIEMSEDQERSVVDQKGTLTEPSVEEEDDIDNNLLPHNTLDISAQKSRVQLRRKTSIRRKQGQRQVTPDSELVEPPQPVSRPRPMGVAIFPGDLPVFPATSAMTSVASHSPEEPKEAKPAEEEFLIKPKKGIPKHAGFGIPHPQMMQELQTRLKKKKPNK comes from the exons ATGTCAGTGGATCTTCCAGCAAAAGTCTTGGAAATTGTGTCTACTGTGAATGTAGGTAACTCAGAAAAAGGTATGGAAGATGATGTTCATTTTAATAAAGAAACCAATGCAGGGATCTTAAAGAAAATTACTGTAGAAGAATGCAGTTCTCGCCTCCATCTTTCAGAAGGACTTGAATCACTAATAGAACCTACTCAGAGGTTTCAGGAAGAACATTATTCTTCTGTTGGAATTGCTGTCAATGAGACTGAGACAGAAGTTTTTGACATTGGTTTGGTCATCGGCAGTACCTCAGTAGAGACCTCAGAAGATGGTTTTGCAGGAGAAGATAACTCTTCTGTTACTCTACATGAGATATCAAGTGTACATTTAGGAGATCAACCTGTAGATCCTATCAAGGAGCTGAAGATTCCATTAAGCACTGGATCTCCTGCTGAAGACAACATTGAAGTACTTGTTGGATCCATCTTGGCTTCATATTCTGAAGCACTGGAAGGAGGTGGTGATATCTTACCTAGTGTTGACCCCTCAGCAGAAGACACTGTTTCTACTATGAATGTAGAGGAAATAGATGAGGGTTATTCCAATGATGAAGCCATTGTAGGTATCTTGTCAGAGACAGTCTGTGTAGAAGACCCTGAGGAATATTACCCCAAGGTGTATCTTTCAGAAGAACTTGAATCCAACACAGAGCATGAGTATACATTTGAAGAACATCATTATTCTTCCAATGTTGTCATTGAGACTGAGGTAGAAGCTGGTTACATCAATAATGACTTCAAAATGACTGAAACGGATCCTTCACTAGAAACTCACAATAACCTTATTGAAGACTATACACTGGAAAAGCTCTCACAAagtaaaacagaaagtcaatcgtCCAAAACTCTAGATTATGCATCTACAAGGCAATTTGAAGATCTTAAAGTTGACAAGTCTGttgttcctttggaaaatgtaaCCCTTGTTGAAGATATTGATTTAGTTTTAAGATTCACCTCAGCAGTTCAAGGTGAAGGTGATCTCTTATCAGACATTAATTCTGTCAAGATGAATAGTCACCCAACAGAAGTCATTAGGGCTGTCTCTACTTGTGAAGAAAACATATTGGACCTAAGTAAAGCAAGAGAGATACATCATGAATCCGCTGTTCAAGCTGATATCCTTTCAGATACTGTCCCAGATGAACAGGAGAAGATCCATAATAATGTCTCTGAAGAAATTGTATCCAGTCTTCAGCCCATCCAAAAACTTGAGGAAAATCAACACAATTCTTCATCTCAAGTCTCAAGTGAAGAATCATGCATTGGTTTTGACATTATCAGTACTTCAGAAGGAAATGGAAAAGTTCTACTTGAAGATCAAGAGGACAAAGAAATGGATCCTTCAGCAGAAACTCACTGTAGCCTTATCACAGACCACACAGTGGAGATGATATCGGAAagtaaagaagaagaagaaagtcaACCATCAGAAATGCTAGATGATGCATCTAGAAGAGAATTTGGAGATCTTAAAGTcaatgagcctgtgattcctttgGAGATGGAATATCATGTTGAAGATATTGATGTCATTTTTGGATCCACCTCAAAACTTTCTCAGGGTGAGGATGATCTATCTGCTAAGATGACAGATCACAGAACAGAAGTCATTAGCCTTGTCACTACTACTGTTGAAGAAGACATATCAGATACAATTAAAGTATGTGAAGTAATAGATGAATCAGCTGTTCGAGTAGATATCCTTCCAGATACTGCTATTTCAGATGATCAGGAGAAGATCACAAATAATGTCTTAGCTATTTCTTCTTCAGAAGAACTTGGATCCAGTCTTGAACCTAGCCAAAAACTGGGGGAATATGAACACAGTCCTTCATTTCCAGTTTCCAAAGAAGAATCTCTCACTGGTTCAGACATTGTCAATAGTGCAGAAGAAAATGTACCTGTTCTACTAGAAGATCAAAAACACAAAGACATGGATCTTTTATATGAAGTCCAGTCTGGAATGACTTTAGATTACTTAGTAGGATTCACAACAAGTACGTCTACTGTCAAGGTTATTGCATCGGATGAAGCTGCTGAGTCAGAAAAAGAAGGTTCTGAGGAAACCACTCAAGAATTTGCTTGTTCAAAACTTAGTGAGGAACCAGAGAAGAAGCTTAATGAACAAGATTTCTCAACAGTTTCGACCACTGGCACCCATCCTACAGAAGACATCACTGGTTTTGAGAACAATAAATCCTTAGAAACAACAGATTATTTTGGGTCATCAGGCTTGGAAATCCAGCTGCTTCCAAGTATGGATCATACTAAGCAAACAGGGATGGAAGGAGAAGGTAAGGAAAAGATTTCTAATGAAGAAGCCTTGTGTTTGGGTCAAAACAAGCCTGTCATCACAATCCGCACCGAAGATCTGCGACAATTAACAGAGCCACCAACCTATATAGAAATGAGCGAAGATCAAGAGAGATCTGTAGTGGATCAGAAAGGAACATTGACGGAACCAAGTGTAGAAGAAGAAGACGACATTGACAACAACCTG CTCCCTCATAACACATTGGACATCAGTGCCCAGAAGAGTCGTGTCCAGTTACGTAGAAAAACCTCTATTCGCCGTAAACAGGGCCAGCGCCAAGTTACACCTGACAGTGAACTCGTTGAACCCCCACAGCCAGTCAGCAGGCCTCGGCCGATGGGAGTAGCCATATTTCCAGGAGACTTGCCGGTATTTCCAGCGACTTCTGCCATGACATCTGTTGCATCACATTCTCCAGAAGAACCCAAGGAAGCGAAGCCTGCAGAGGAGGAGTTCCTTATAAAACCCAAGAAGGGGATACCAAAGCATGCTGG GTTCGGGATCCCACATCCTCAGATGATGCAGGAGTTACAGACGCGCCTGAAGAAGAAGAAGCCAAATAAGTGA